The Verrucomicrobiota bacterium genomic interval TCGTTCATGTCTGCCGTATCTTTCAGCAACATATATGGCAGCCCCCAAGACGATCAATCCGAGGCCAACTGTCCACGTATCCACCGCTTGTTCGAGTTGAAATTCATCTGGTGTGGTACTTCCCGCAGAACTTTCCCAGTTTCGTTCCAATCGCCCTGTCGTAGCATTGTGTTCCATCCAATACCGGCAACGATGAAAATTGCCAGCCTCCATATCACCGTGACCGTAAATGACTGTGTAAAAGATACAGAACCCAAGAACCAACAGACCAAAAGTCGCAATCCCGCAGCAAATCATGGTGATGGGTTTATTCATGCGCCTTTAACAATGCGACTTCCACCCCACCTATTTCCCCCGAAATACCTCTTTTATCGCCTCCAGATATTTCATGCCATTCACCCTGTCAGGTTCGAGATAACTGCCCTCGGTCCATTCATTCCAGCAATTGATATTCAGAATGCGCGGGCCGTTGGGCTGGGCTAGCAGACGCTGCTTCGTGCGGACCAGCGCTTCGCGGAAACGCTCCGGCGTGTTACCGCTGATCGTGTTCATGAACGGATAGATGAAATTGCCGAACTCATCGTCCTGGTTGGCGCGCGGACTGGAATCCCAACCCATGGTCACATTCGGATAATACGGCACTTGGAACAGGTTTTCCGCCTTGTCCCAGTATTTGAAATAGGCGTCGCGCACAAACTCATAATCCGTCTGCTGCTTCGGCAGGCCAACGTGGTGAATCCAGACATAGGATGTGACGGAATCAAACCCGAGATCCCGCACCAATTTGGGTGTATCCGCCGGCTTCTTTTCACCGGGCAGAATGGGTTGTCCCCAGACCACCGCATTGAGGTGCAGCCCGGGCAAACCAGCGGCCACGGCTTTGGCGCGGAACTTATCCAAGGCGGTGCGGGTGGCCGCCACGCTGCCGTGACTGTCCAGCAGCTTCGTCAATTCATAGAACGAGAAATACGGTTTGCCATCAATCTTCCAATAAGACGGGTGCGAGAAATAGTCTTTGATGACGTGGTCGCAGATTTTCTCGAAATTCGCCGGGGTCACCGCGCCAGAGTAAAGGACGGTCCGGGGTGCGCCGCGCTTATATGGGTGAATCTCCTGCCAATCGTGATTGGCCCACATGAAGGCGAACTTGAGCCGGTGATTGTTGGTGGCTTGCAGAAAACCGATGTCAATGGGGCGATCCAGATAGGGACCGTCGTTATAATAGTACCAGTCAAAGATAAAGGCATCTATGCCGTGATCGGCGGCGGCGGCAATCTTCTGGGCCATGACTCTGGGATCGGATTCATCGGTATATCCCCACGCCGGTACATTGGGCTGATGATGGCCGGGGAACCGTGGTTTGGCGGCTTTGACCAGTTCCCATTCCGCCCAGCCTTTGCCCTTCTGCTTCTCGTTGCGCGGATCGTTCGGATGGTAGTTGCCGAAATAATAACTGGCCACGGTGATGGTGTCACTCCTGGCGGCAGCTTCCGCGCCAAGCGCCGAGACGCCGCTGACGATTACTGCGGCCACCCACAAAATCAAAACACGTATTTTCATAGAATGCTCTGTGCCTGCATCCTGCCGTCATGTGATCTATTTTTACAGGAAAATTTTTGCGGGATTTTGCCGAATGCGGTGTATATTGGTTGCAAGGTGTTCATAGTGAATGCCCCAAGATTGACACAGATCATGAGTGGTAAGCTCTTGTCGGCTCCTGCTGCCATTGTGGACGCAGAAGTTGAGAGTGGGGTTTTACCCAACGGACTGAGAACAACATACTGAAACATGAAAGCAACCTATTCCAAAATCCTTGGAACCCTGGCCGCCGTAACGCTGGCCTTGACCCTGGCCGCCACGGCTGCCGATGAACCCAAAGCTGGCAAAGCCAAACCTTACCCGCTGGAAACCTGCATCGTAACCGGAGAAAAGCTGGGCGGCATGGGTGAAGCCTATGTGTTTGTGCATGAAGGACAGGAAATCAAACTGTGCTGCAAAGGCTGCCTGAAGGCCTTCAAGAAAGAACCCGCCAAGTATCTCAAGAAGCTGACTGAAGAACCCAAGAAATAGTTCCGCTCGATTAATACAACCTAAAGCCACCTTTCAACTGTGCTCATGGTCGCGCTCAACTGTTCGGCCATGGGCTCAGGTTTTTACAACGGTTACCAGGAGTTGTGATTATAAAATCCGAAGCTCGAAATACTGAATTTCGAGAACAAACAGAAATCCAACAAACGACCTTCGGTTGGTTACGGCCCTCGGCTTTTGGGTTTCGGGCTTTCGGATTTCTTTCAGACCTCGGTTTTCGGTTTTCGATTTTCTTGCTTTTGAGCACGCTTGCGCTTCACGCTGCCTCACCGTCGTCCTCGTTACTGGCCGCAGGCGTCCTGCCCACTCCCATCATTTTTCGCGGCGATGCCACCACGGCGTACCGCGACCCGGCAGCAATCTACCATGCCGGAGTCTTTCACCTATACTTCACCCTCGTCCGCATCGAAGACGGCAAGCCTTATTCATACACCGCCTGGAGCAAAAGTACGAACCTGACGCAATGGACGTCACCGCAGATTTTTACCCCGCGCGATCAGCACCTCAACTACGGCAGTCCGGGCAATGTCATTCGTTTCAGCAATCAATGGGTGATGTGCCTGCAAACGTACCCGCGCCCCAATGGCGAAAAATACGGTAATGCAGATTCGCGCTTGTGGCTGATGCGCAGCGATGACCTGGAGCGCTGGAGCGCCCCGGAATTATTGGCAGTGAAAGGCCCCGATGTGCCACGTGAAAAAATGGGACGCATGATTGATCCCTACCTGGTGGAGGATAAGGATGAACCGGGAAAATGGTGGTGCTTCTTCAAACAGAATGGCGCCAGCCGGTCGTGGTCCAGAGACCTGCAATCGTGGACGTATAGCGGACGCATCCCGGCCGGGGAAAACGTCTGCGTGATGGTGGATGGCGGTGAATACGTGATGTTTCATTCCCCGTCCAACGGGATCGGCATGAAACGCTCGCGCGACCTGAAAGTATGGCGTGATGAGGCGCTACTCACCTTGGGACAAACCGATTGGCCTTGGGCGCAGGGACGCCTGACGGCGGGCTTTGTGATGGACCTGCGCCATGAACCCGCCATCGGCAAAGCACTAATGTTCTTTCATGGATCGGATTTCCCGGAAAATGATCCGCGCGGAGGATTCGACAACTTTGCCAGTCTGGGGATTGCCTGGAGTTCGGACTTGAAGCATTGGGATTGGCCGGGGAAGAAGTGATGACTTCAATTTCGGATTTCGGATTTCGGATTGCGGAGAAGGGAAAGTGACCAGTTATCAAATGATCCGTGCTTGCAGCGACGCCGCTTTGCGGGTAGAGTATTTGCAGCGTAACATAACGGGCAACAATCTTAACCGGGAGTAAATCATGAAAGTTCGCGTTCGCTTTGCACCGAGTCCGACCGGCTACCTGCATATTGGTGGCGCTCGCACCGCATTATTCAACTGGCTTTATGCCCGCCATACCGGCGGCACATTCGTCTTGCGCATTGAGGATACCGACGCGGCACGTAATTCCGAGGAAGCCGTTTCCGTTATTCTCAACGGGCTGCATTGGCTGGGCATGGATTGGGATGAAGGCCCCCTGACGTCCGATGCCACCGGCGCCGGCAAAGGCGAGTACGGTCCCTACTTTCAATCGCAACGCCGGGAAAACTATGAGCGCCGGGTGGAAGCCCTGTTATCCCGTGGCCTGGCCTATGAGCACGAAGGGGCCGTGAAATTTAAGATGACCCGCGAGCCGGTAATCATTCACGACCAGGTGGTCGGCGAAGTAAAACGTAACCTCACGGATCGCGAGGAAGCGGACCCGGATTTTGTCATCGTGCGCTCGGATGGCCAGCCGGTGTTCCACCTGGTGAACGTGGTGGATGACATTGAGATGAACATCACCCATGTCATTCGTGGTGAAGACCACCTAAGCAACAGCGCCAAACACATCGCCCTCTTCCGCGCCTTTGACGTCGAACCGCCCAGATACGCGCATATCCCCCTCATCTTAAACCAGGATGGCTCCAAAATGAGCAAGCGCGACCAAGGGGCCTCGCTGACCTCCTATCAAAAGGACGGCTTCGTGCCCGAGGCGGTCGTCAATTTCCTTTGTCTGCTTGGCTGGTCGCCGAAGAATAACCGGGAAATCCTCTCTCTCCCGGAATTGATTGAACTATTCGATCTCCCCCAGATTCTGCGGCACAACGCCCGCTTTGATTACCAGAAACTGGTCTGGATGAACGGCGAGTACATTGCAAAAATGGCGCCCGACCGGTTCTACGAACTGGCGGTTCATACCCTGTCCCACAACGGCTTGGATACCAACACGTATCCGACCAGCTACGTCAAGGCCGCGTTGGATACCTGCATGGGCAAGATTGATCTGTTTTCCGAATTGCCCGCGTATGCCGGATTCTATTTCAGCGACACAATCACGCAAGATCCGGAAGCAGTCAAAACGCTGTTCACGACCGTCAACCAGCCGCGCATTCAAAAACTGCGGGATGCCTTCGCCGCCTTGGGTGAGTTCAAAGCCGCCACCATTGAAGCGGCTTTGAAGGCCACCGCCGCCGAGTTAGGTCTCAAGGTCAAGGAACTGGTTCACCCCATCCGCCTAGCCTGCACCGGAAAAACCGCCGGCCCCAGCCTGTACCACCTCATGGAAATCATCGGCAAAGAAAAGGTGCTGCAACGGCTGGACCTGGCCTTGGGCATGATTGCCTGATGTCGTATTCGCAACGTGCTGAGGCTAAAAGCGAAGAACCACTCCTAGCCTCACGCTTCCAATCTCGAAATCTTGGAATCCATCTCTATTGATATCAACGCATTTAAATAATACAACCAGCGTGGTGCCGAATACCATTTTCTAGCATTGACGTCACGATCATTTTCGTATGCTCTGTTTTCCATGCAACGAATCATGTCCATAGAATCGAGTGCTGCACGTCCGGAAACGCTTGTGCCGCGGCGGCGTTTTCTGCGAACAGCCGGACTCATGGTTGGCGGGCTAACCCTGGTCCGTTCATCCAGCCTGGCGGCACCGTTGAGTGCCGTGCCCAAAAGCCGGCTGGACCGGCTCTCCAAAGGTGCCAACGTCGCCAAATGGTTCCGTTACCCGCGTGCCGAAAATGCCGCGCACTTCGGCCAATACATCTCGGAGACGGAAGCGGCCCAAATTTACCGGATGGGGCTCCAGCATGTCCGCCTGTGCATTCACCCGAAAATCATGATGGATCCGACTACCGGTGCCATCCGCGAGGAAAACTTTGGTTATCTGGAAGCCGCCATCCAACGGTTTCAGCGCGCCAAACTGCTGGTGGTGGTGGATATGCATAATGAGGATCGCCCCTCCGAGTTGAATCCGACCTGGCAGGAAGCGTTCGTGAAATTCTGGGGGGCGCTGGCCACCCGCCTGGCGAAGTATGATGCGGACATGACCATCTTCGAGATCATCAATGAACCGGTGTTCAATAAGCGGGAAACCGAGTGGGATGCCCTTAATGCTCGCTTGGCTGGGACCATCCGCCAAAGCGCTCCGCAACACACCATCATTACTTCCGGCGCCAATTGGGGCGGCATTGACGGTTTGAAAAAAATGAAGCTGCTGGAGGATAAAAACGTGGTGTACTCGTTCCACTGCTACGATCCCTTTACCTTTACGCACCAGGGAGCCACCTGGTCCAGCGAGGAAGTCAAGCCGCTGCGCGGAGTGCCGTATCCTTCCAGCCCGGAGGCCGTGGTCCCGGTGCTGGCCGCCCTCGCCGATAAACCCAAATCCCGCGGCATGGTGGAACGGTATGGCAAGGAGCATTGGAACAAGGAAAAGCTGGCGGCCCGTTTCAAACAGGGCATTGATTGGGGGGCCCGCAACGGCGTGGCCTTGTACTGTGGAGAATTTGGCGTGTACCCGCCGCACAGTAAACCGGAACACCGCGCCAACTGGTTCCGGGACTTCGGCGAGGTGCTGGCGGAAAACCGCATCCTCTGGGCCGTGTGGGGCTGGGATGAAGGTTTCGGCCTGAACCGCAAACTGGTGGACGGCCAACCCGCCGTGGATCAAGTCGTAGCCAAAGCCCTTGGGTTGCAAACCTGACCTGGTTTCCATAGTCGAGGATACCCAATTCATCGTGTCCAAGCACGGCGTGCCACATTGGCTTGCCAAACGGTTAGAAGTATGCGACATCCCTTGCCGACGCCTATGCATCATTTAAAACGAAATACGATTCAAGCGCTGGTGAGCAGCAGCCTCCTGTGTGCCCTGTTGGGCAGTGCCCAGGATACCAACCAACCACCGGCCCCGATCCAGCAGGGCAAGGGCCACCTCTTTGCCTGCACGGATTATTCCGCCGGCAAGGTTTTCATCGTCAATCCCGAGGGCAAGGTGGAGTGGGAATACGCCGCGCCGCATTGCAATGATTTGTGGGTGTTACCCAATGGCAACCTGTTATTTAATACGGGGACCGGGGTGAAAGAGGTGACCCGGGAAAAGAAGGTGGTGTTCATGTACGAGTCGAAGAGCGAGATTTATGCCTGCCAGCGCCTGCCCAACGGCAATACGTTTGTGGGCGAGTGCAGTTTTGGGCGGATGCTGGAGGTGGCGTCGGATGGCAAGATTGTGAAGGAAGTCCGTCTGTTGCCGGAAGGCAAAAACGGCGGGCACAGTTACATTCGCAACGCCCGGCAGCTTCCCAATGGCAATTATCTGGTCACCCATTACGGCGAGGGGTTTGTGCGCGAGTACGATCCGCAGGGAAAGATGGTGAAGGAAATTCCCGCGCCGGGCGGACCGCACAGCGTCATTCGGTTGCCGAATGGGAACACGCTGATTGCCTGCGGCGATCTGGGGGGCAAGGGCCGGACGGTGTTTGAGGTAGATGACACTGGCAAAACCGTCTGGTCGGTAAGCAAGGATGAGTTGCCTGGCATCAGCCTTAAATTCATGGCGGGGCTGCAACGTTTGCCCAACGGTAATACGGTCATGTGCAACTGGCTCGGGCACGGGCAGTTTGGCAAGGCCCCGCATCTCATCGAGATTACCCCGGACAAGAAGGTGCTCTGGACGTTTGCCGACCACAAGACGATGCGCACAATCTCCAGCGTGTACCTGCTGGATGTGACGGGCGACGTCTGGCATTAAGCCGGCATCTGCGCCCACCGTTCGCCATGAACCCGCCGCTTCCTTACAAGATTGCGACGCTGTTGTATTGTTTCAACGAGCGTGACGAGGTGTTGTTGCTGGAACGCGCCCAGGAACCCAACCTGGGGTTGTGGAGTCCACCGGGCGGAAAACTAAAGACGGATCTGGGAGAGTCTCCCTACATGTGCGCCTGCCGGGAAGCGCAGGAGGAGTTGGGAGTATCCTTGACGCCAGCGGATTTGCATCTGGCAGGTCTGATCAGCGAGCACGGCTATCACGGGCAGGCGCATTGGCTGATGTTCCTGTTTGAAGTGAAGCAGCGTCTCCAAGTGTTGCCCCCGCCACATCGCGAGGGCCGGTTCGCGTTCTTCACGCGGGAAGCCGTATCATCCCTGCCGCAGCCGGAAACAGATCGCGCGCAACTCTGGCCCCTGTTCTGGCGTTGGCGCGGCGGCTTTTTTGCCGCGCACTGCCGATGCCATGCTGAGGGGCGTTACGAGTGGACCGCGGAAGAGGCCTATTGCGACAGGACGTAGGCGGCCAAGTCGTCAATCTCTTGCGGGGTCAGGCCGGAGGTGTGGCCGTGTTTATCCCCCTTGTTGTGCTTGGTCAGCAGGTCCTTGATGGTCGCGGCGGAACCGTCGTGCAAGTAGGGAGCGGTGCGCCAGACTTCGTGCAGTGTCGGGGTGTCAAACTCAGCGACATTATCATACTCACCCTTCGTGCCGACATCATAATGGTTGAGCGTGGTAAAGAGCTTGTCCGCCGGGTGGCAGGCAGCGCAAGCCGCTTTGGGGCTGTTGAATAGTTTCTGCCCGCGCTGGGCGGAGGGCGAGAGTTTCCCATTTACCAAGTGAGGGCTGGGAGTTGGTTTCAGCGACTTGAGGTATTCGTCCATGGACGCGGGTACTTCCTCTGGTTGCACGGTGAACAGGATGTGGCGAATACCAGCCCGCACGGCAGATTCCGCAGTTTCGCGCACGCCCTGGGACATGGCGGGGGGAGTTTTGTGCGATAGGATCATGCTTTTGGTGTTTTTCGGATTACCGATGCCGTCGTTCAGGAGGTCCCAATTTAACGCGTCCACACGGGCGTCGAAGGAGTGGCAACTGCCGCAACTTTGCCAGCCTTGAAAACAAATGGAGGCGTCATTGAAATAAAACTCCCCCTTGCGCACGATGCTCATGGCCTTCCGTGTGCCCAGAGACAGCGAGACCGGTTTGATGTACTTGGTGTCAAAATCCACCAAGGTAAGCGTGTCCGAGAAATAATTGGCGGTGAACGCTTTTTTTCCGATGATGGCCACCCCGCGCGGCCCCAAATCGCCCTTGTTCACGTCGCGAACCCCGTATTCAGTCTGGTATCGGACGCGTTGACGCAAGCTAACGAGAAACGAGAGGTCGTTGGGGATGTCGGAGGCAATGCGAGAGGCAGCGGTATAATCCACCGTTTGGAAATTGGTCATCGAGGTGGGCATTTTGGCCAGCTTTTCAAGTAGCCCCTTGATATCAATCACACTTAATTCATGCGTGCCGGCATGGGCAACGCACATGGTCTGGCTGTCTGCCGTCCAAGCGATGCCCCACGGGTTGGCCGCGCCGCTGTCCACGTTGTCCAGCAGGATTGTGTTGATGATTTTGCGCGTTTTCGCGTCAATCAGCGTCAGGGCATCGGTATTCATCCAGCCGCGTTCAAGCTGGGTGGTGGGCAGATGGAAACGCGAAAGCAGATGGGTTACGGCGGCATAGCGCCCATCGGGGGATACTTTCATATCCAGCAGCAATCCGCTTCCGTTGGGAAGGGTGAGTTGAGTGGCTACCTGGTTGGCCGCCGTATCAATGACGCTGACTTTGGCCGCGACGACTTCCCCATTGGCCGTCCCATCATGCAGATGGTTGGCGACAAACAGGGTCTGGCCATCCGGCGTGATCGCCGCTGCGATGGGTTCGCGCGGAAGCGGAATGCGAGCTTTGACGGTTTTATCGGCTAAATTGATCACCGCAACTTCATTGTTGAACCGGTTGCACACGTAGAGCGTCTTTTCGTCCGGGCTCAGGCACACGTTCATGGCGGTGTGACCGGCTGGCAGGGTGGCGGTAATTTTACCGGTTCGCGTATCCACTACGGCCACACTGCTGTTGACATCCGCACAGGCAACGTATAGCCGGGTGCCATCCTTGCTCAGTGCGAGGCTGGTGGGTGACGCTGGCATGGGGATGCTGCGCAATACTTTGCTGGAAGCCACCTCAAATACCCTGACCTCATTGGCGGTATGGCAGGCCACATACAAGAGTTTACCCTCCGCGTCCGGCAGCAGGGCTATCGGCGAAAGATAGTCTGATTTGGCGGAAACGCGTCCGGCCAACAGCGCCAGCATTAAGCTGGTCGCCCCGAACACTCTGATCACATTAGCGACGTTCATAATTTAAAACGAAATCTTGGTCCATTTACCTAGCATGGCTAACCCGTAAATATTAGTAGGGTTAGGACGCCGGGAACAACAAAAATATTCGGAAAAAATGCTATTCACCCGGTTTGCCAACTTCCGCCGGGCCGGGTCGGGCGGCTTGTTTGTTCAGGTCCAGGCGGATGTCGTCCAGCAGTAGCAGCCGCTCTAGCGCGCTGCGGACAGCCAGTTTGGGGCTATCGGTGCCGCTGTTTTTACTCGTGTTTCTTAAGGATTTCTCCCGCCGGTCCAGGTATTCAACCAGGGTCTGCCGGTAATCCTCCGTAAGGGTCAATAAGTGGGGTGAAACGCGCAACCGCAAGGCTTGAAGTTGGAGGATTTTTTGCCGCAGCAACGGTTTTTGACGGGTAGGTTCCCATCCGCTGATGATGTCCTGCAAAGACATTTCCACGCGGAAGGTCGTGCGATTGGTTGGCGAATGGACCCGTACGGGGGTGCTTAAAATTTCCCCCAGTTTCTCCTGGCTCTCAGCCAGGCTGAAGGCCTGGCTCGGATCACGCCCGGAAAAAGCCACCAAATGCAGCGACCACCATTTTTCCACGTCGCGCAGGGAGGCAAAATGCTGGGCAAACGCCTTAAGGAAAGCGGTTTGCCAGTTCAAATGGCGTGGGGATTCACTCAGAAATTGAGCCAAACAGGCGCCGCCGTCGCGAAGCCGCAGGAGTTGATAAATGAAAAGATGAGCGCAGGCTTCATAAAAATTACCGGGCGGTCCCTGCAACCATTCTTCATCCGGCCAGTTTAACTCGTCAAAATTCAATGGCACACGTCCGCCCAGTTTGTCGCGGAATTTGTATGGCAGGGCGTTGCGTTTATACATCCCCATCATGGGCTTGTCCGCCTCCACGATCAGATTGCCGCTGGTCACCGCGTTCAGATAGGCGGTCATCCCGGGAGCCAGCCAAGGGGGTAACTCTAACTCTCGCGGCCCGGCATTACGGCCAGCTATTTCTTGCAGGATGACTTCCACCAGCGCGGCTAGCAGGCGCATTGGAGCGACCTCGCTGGGCACCTCCATGCGGTAAACCCAGCCGGGGTTCGTAAAGGTGGCTTTCACCAGCACCGGATCGCTGGCGCCCTTGGCTGGATAAATTTGGAGGAAGATTCGTCCACGCCAGCGATCGGGTGCGCCCAGTTCTTGTAGTAGCGCCTGTTTGACGCGTTCGCATATCACTGCCAATCGCGCCTGTTCCAGCCGGATCAGGTTGGTGCCGACTGATGGAGTGTTGGGAAACCCGACGGAGGGAAGAGTTTCCCGTGGTCCTTGAATGATGAATTGATCCGACCGGCTGCGAACAGCAAAACCTGATTCGGCGAACGCGGGCGCGCCGCACAGCGCCAGCATCAGGCACCCGAGCAGGCACAGCCAATGGAAACTTTTGGCAGCCCTCGAGGCGAAGCGCTGGGTCATTCCGCAATCCGCAATCCGCAATCCGCAATCTCCGCCGGCCGTCTCCTTGCCCCAGCAGCTCCCTGGCGTGGCCAATTCAGAATGGCGATGACGAATACGCGGGAAGACGGTTTGGCGTTTCTGCTTGCTGCGGAAAACCGGTGGCGCGGATTGAAGCGTGCTGCCGAGGGCAGGCTTATTTGGATGGTTTCGCTTCAGACTTGGCGGGCGGGCTTTGGGACTTGCCCTCCGAGGGTTTACTGGCGGTGCTGGAACTGGCCGGCGTGCTGGCTGGAGCGGTGGCCGGTGCCACATCTTTTTTAGCACTGGCTTTGTAGCCTTCGCTGCGGTAGTCGGTGATGT includes:
- a CDS encoding glycoside hydrolase family 99-like domain-containing protein, translated to MKIRVLILWVAAVIVSGVSALGAEAAARSDTITVASYYFGNYHPNDPRNEKQKGKGWAEWELVKAAKPRFPGHHQPNVPAWGYTDESDPRVMAQKIAAAADHGIDAFIFDWYYYNDGPYLDRPIDIGFLQATNNHRLKFAFMWANHDWQEIHPYKRGAPRTVLYSGAVTPANFEKICDHVIKDYFSHPSYWKIDGKPYFSFYELTKLLDSHGSVAATRTALDKFRAKAVAAGLPGLHLNAVVWGQPILPGEKKPADTPKLVRDLGFDSVTSYVWIHHVGLPKQQTDYEFVRDAYFKYWDKAENLFQVPYYPNVTMGWDSSPRANQDDEFGNFIYPFMNTISGNTPERFREALVRTKQRLLAQPNGPRILNINCWNEWTEGSYLEPDRVNGMKYLEAIKEVFRGK
- the gltX gene encoding glutamate--tRNA ligase translates to MKVRVRFAPSPTGYLHIGGARTALFNWLYARHTGGTFVLRIEDTDAARNSEEAVSVILNGLHWLGMDWDEGPLTSDATGAGKGEYGPYFQSQRRENYERRVEALLSRGLAYEHEGAVKFKMTREPVIIHDQVVGEVKRNLTDREEADPDFVIVRSDGQPVFHLVNVVDDIEMNITHVIRGEDHLSNSAKHIALFRAFDVEPPRYAHIPLILNQDGSKMSKRDQGASLTSYQKDGFVPEAVVNFLCLLGWSPKNNREILSLPELIELFDLPQILRHNARFDYQKLVWMNGEYIAKMAPDRFYELAVHTLSHNGLDTNTYPTSYVKAALDTCMGKIDLFSELPAYAGFYFSDTITQDPEAVKTLFTTVNQPRIQKLRDAFAALGEFKAATIEAALKATAAELGLKVKELVHPIRLACTGKTAGPSLYHLMEIIGKEKVLQRLDLALGMIA
- a CDS encoding cellulase family glycosylhydrolase, with the protein product MSIESSAARPETLVPRRRFLRTAGLMVGGLTLVRSSSLAAPLSAVPKSRLDRLSKGANVAKWFRYPRAENAAHFGQYISETEAAQIYRMGLQHVRLCIHPKIMMDPTTGAIREENFGYLEAAIQRFQRAKLLVVVDMHNEDRPSELNPTWQEAFVKFWGALATRLAKYDADMTIFEIINEPVFNKRETEWDALNARLAGTIRQSAPQHTIITSGANWGGIDGLKKMKLLEDKNVVYSFHCYDPFTFTHQGATWSSEEVKPLRGVPYPSSPEAVVPVLAALADKPKSRGMVERYGKEHWNKEKLAARFKQGIDWGARNGVALYCGEFGVYPPHSKPEHRANWFRDFGEVLAENRILWAVWGWDEGFGLNRKLVDGQPAVDQVVAKALGLQT
- a CDS encoding NUDIX domain-containing protein, coding for MNPPLPYKIATLLYCFNERDEVLLLERAQEPNLGLWSPPGGKLKTDLGESPYMCACREAQEELGVSLTPADLHLAGLISEHGYHGQAHWLMFLFEVKQRLQVLPPPHREGRFAFFTREAVSSLPQPETDRAQLWPLFWRWRGGFFAAHCRCHAEGRYEWTAEEAYCDRT
- a CDS encoding c-type cytochrome, yielding MNVANVIRVFGATSLMLALLAGRVSAKSDYLSPIALLPDAEGKLLYVACHTANEVRVFEVASSKVLRSIPMPASPTSLALSKDGTRLYVACADVNSSVAVVDTRTGKITATLPAGHTAMNVCLSPDEKTLYVCNRFNNEVAVINLADKTVKARIPLPREPIAAAITPDGQTLFVANHLHDGTANGEVVAAKVSVIDTAANQVATQLTLPNGSGLLLDMKVSPDGRYAAVTHLLSRFHLPTTQLERGWMNTDALTLIDAKTRKIINTILLDNVDSGAANPWGIAWTADSQTMCVAHAGTHELSVIDIKGLLEKLAKMPTSMTNFQTVDYTAASRIASDIPNDLSFLVSLRQRVRYQTEYGVRDVNKGDLGPRGVAIIGKKAFTANYFSDTLTLVDFDTKYIKPVSLSLGTRKAMSIVRKGEFYFNDASICFQGWQSCGSCHSFDARVDALNWDLLNDGIGNPKNTKSMILSHKTPPAMSQGVRETAESAVRAGIRHILFTVQPEEVPASMDEYLKSLKPTPSPHLVNGKLSPSAQRGQKLFNSPKAACAACHPADKLFTTLNHYDVGTKGEYDNVAEFDTPTLHEVWRTAPYLHDGSAATIKDLLTKHNKGDKHGHTSGLTPQEIDDLAAYVLSQ